The genomic window GGATTATGCTAGAGCATTTGAAATAAACACAAAAGATCTCATTTTACATAATAACAATTTGACTAATACATCTTTTAAGGGAACTTTAAAATGGACAGATGAAATTAAAATTGGTGATGAAATTTTGCTAATTCCAACAGAAGATGAACAGTTATTTTATGCAGCCGATGTAGTTAGGAGGCTTGAATGATGTTACCAAAATCAGCGGAGATTGATGTAAGTAGTATTCTAGAAACTAACAAAGCTAACACTGATAAACTTGGTATTAGCTATTTATATGACTTTAAAAAGGGTGACTTTGTAATAAAAGATGGAAAGCTTGTAGAAATCAGCGATATTGATGCTTTAAAGCAGTGGATTCAAAAGATACTTTATACAGATAAATTTAAGTTTAAAATTTATGAAAAAAAAGACACTCAGAAAGAATATGGGGTAACAATTAAAGAGCTAATTGTAGGACATGATTTACCTCAATCCTTTGTAGAGTCTGAAATTAAGCGTGAAGTTGAAGAAGCATTAATGAGAAACCCATTAATAGATAGAATTTCTAACTGGAATATAGAAAAGTCCAACCCACTACTTAAAATTAGCTTCAAAGTTAACCTTATAAACAATGATAGTTTTAACGAGGAGGTGAGATATTAATGGATGATAGAAAAATTATACAAAACCGCATACTTGAGAAAATTAACGATAAATATGATAAGTCAGAAGGATCTTTTTATTATGATAATGCTGCTGCTTTAGCCATAGAGCTGGAAGATAAATATAAAGATTTATATGCAATATTAGATAAATACTTTGTAGATACTTCATCAGGAGAATTTTTAAGACGTAAAGCTGAAGAACGTGGAGTCTACTGGAAAACTCCTACAAAAGCCACAACTACAGTAATTGTAACTGGTGGCGAAGGCGCTAAAATTGTTAAAGGAGACAAAGTAGCCTCAGATACAGTTAATTTCACATTTCTAGAAGATAAAATTATAGATAGTGAAGGGAAAATAGAAGTTAAAGTTATTTGTGAAGAATATGGATCAATAGGCAACGTACCTGTAGATTCAATAAAATACTTTCCTATTACTTTAAAGGGACTTACCTCTGTAACTAACCAAAATCCAGTAACTAATGGATATGATGGAGAAACTGATGAGGAGCTAAGACAGCGTTATTATGACAAAGTTAGAACTCCTGCAACTAGTGGAAACAAATATCATTTTAGAAACTGGGCAAAAGAAGTAACTGGTGTTGGAGATGCTAGAGTTTTCCCTCTTTGGAATGGAAATGGCACTGTAAAAGTTGTTATTATTAATTCAAATAAAAAAGGTGCAGACAAAGAACTTATAGATAAGGTTTTTAATCATATAGAAGAAAATAGACCAATAGGTGCAGAAGTTACTGTTATTTCTGCAAATGAAGATTCTATTGATATAAAGGTTAGTTTAGTTGTAGACACTAAAAACTATAATATTGAAAATGTTAAAGAAGATATAATTTCTAGTATTACAGAATATCTTAAGGAAATTGCTTTTATAGGAAATTATGTTTCTTATGCTAAAATAGGAAGCCTTATATACAATACAAAGGGCGTTATAGATTATAGCAATCTAAAATTAAATGACAAAACTGCAAATATTACTATAGGTGATGAAGAAGTTGCGGTTTTAGGAGGTGTTACCATTGAGTAATAGCCTCCTTTTTTATATGCCTTTGTATTATAGAAAATCTGAAGTTATAAATAGTCTTACAGATTCAGAAAAAGTTGAAGTAGATATATTTAATGAGAAATTAAATAGTGTTTTAAATCAAGCTTTTATAGATACTGCAGATTTTGCTCTGGACCGTTGGGAAAAGGAACTAGGTCTTGAAGTAAATAATAAAATGGACAAAGAGTTTAGAATAAGCAGGATAAAATCTAAAATCCGTGGGGAAGGCACTGCTACAGTAAAATTAATAAAGAATGTTTCTGAAAGTTTTAGTAATGGCGAAGTTGATGTTATTGAAAACAATCCTAAATATGAATTTACAATCAAATTTGTAGGCACAAAGGGCATTCCCCCTAACTTAAATGACCTTAAAAACATAATAGAAGAAATAAAACCAGCTCATCTAGGATACAAGTTTGAATATACTTATTTAACCTGGAATGAGTTTGAAAGTTACAATTTAACCTGGGATCAGTGGGATAATCTTAACTTAACCTGGGATGAATTTGAAGTATATATAAAATAGAGGTGATAATATGCCAAGTAATAATAAAACTCCTTATTTAGGACTTAATAAATGGCTGGGAAATGAGTTTCCCAAAAGGCAAGATTTTATTGAAGATAATGAAAAAATAGACACTGCTCTTAAAACTATAGAAAGCAATAGAAATGATATTATTTCACAATTAAATGAAAAGGCAAGCAAGATATATGTAGATAGTCAAATAGATCAAGTAAGTGCTACAGGCATACCAAAGCTTATGATGTATCCTTATGATATCTCCATAACTGCAGTTACTAATACTGTAGAAATCCCTATGGATTTATTTTCAAAAGATACTGACACTGTACTAGTATTTAAAGATACTAGAATAGTACCTACATCCGATTATAAAATAACTCAAGAACAAGATCAAAAAGGGAAAATCACTTTCAATGGCACAATTGATAATTGCCTTATATCTATATATGTTCTAAAAAACGTACCCATTGGTGAAGACGGAGCAATCAATGGTAGGTGCTTAAGTGTTGATAGTATTCCTATGGATAGAGTAATGGGGCTTACGTCGCAATTGTCTGATATGACG from Clostridium sp. MB40-C1 includes these protein-coding regions:
- a CDS encoding DUF2577 domain-containing protein: MSNLVELAKLFKERENQSHMGIQIGKVISKMPDVKISINGKIILTKDHLIFSSQLLKDYARAFEINTKDLILHNNNLTNTSFKGTLKWTDEIKIGDEILLIPTEDEQLFYAADVVRRLE
- a CDS encoding DUF2634 domain-containing protein; amino-acid sequence: MMLPKSAEIDVSSILETNKANTDKLGISYLYDFKKGDFVIKDGKLVEISDIDALKQWIQKILYTDKFKFKIYEKKDTQKEYGVTIKELIVGHDLPQSFVESEIKREVEEALMRNPLIDRISNWNIEKSNPLLKISFKVNLINNDSFNEEVRY
- a CDS encoding baseplate J/gp47 family protein, which gives rise to MDDRKIIQNRILEKINDKYDKSEGSFYYDNAAALAIELEDKYKDLYAILDKYFVDTSSGEFLRRKAEERGVYWKTPTKATTTVIVTGGEGAKIVKGDKVASDTVNFTFLEDKIIDSEGKIEVKVICEEYGSIGNVPVDSIKYFPITLKGLTSVTNQNPVTNGYDGETDEELRQRYYDKVRTPATSGNKYHFRNWAKEVTGVGDARVFPLWNGNGTVKVVIINSNKKGADKELIDKVFNHIEENRPIGAEVTVISANEDSIDIKVSLVVDTKNYNIENVKEDIISSITEYLKEIAFIGNYVSYAKIGSLIYNTKGVIDYSNLKLNDKTANITIGDEEVAVLGGVTIE
- a CDS encoding putative phage tail protein, which encodes MSNSLLFYMPLYYRKSEVINSLTDSEKVEVDIFNEKLNSVLNQAFIDTADFALDRWEKELGLEVNNKMDKEFRISRIKSKIRGEGTATVKLIKNVSESFSNGEVDVIENNPKYEFTIKFVGTKGIPPNLNDLKNIIEEIKPAHLGYKFEYTYLTWNEFESYNLTWDQWDNLNLTWDEFEVYIK